GGCGAACTGAAAAATGGAGGAAGTTTCTCCGATCTAGAGGATGCACTTTCCTATCGCAGACCTTCTTCTCCAGGATCTGTATATCCGTATGAAAGTAATCAGTTGTACAATACTTACGAATTTCGTTCTTCTACAGCGACATTCTCGGTGGATAAAACTTTTTGGGGAGCTTTCCGTTGGATTGTTGCTCCTGAGTTTTCTCAAAATGTGATCCGCACTTATGATTATCCAAACGGAAGAATTGCAACGAATGGAGATTATTATTCCGTAGCGAGAGATCCTGCAACTGGTTGGGGTTCTACTTACCCAAACGGAATGTCGAAACTAACCAAGGACTACCAAGCTGGTCTCATCAATGGTTATCATGGTGGAAATGTAAATTATATCCACGTCGGTCTTGCTTACGATACTAGAGACTTCGAGCCGGATCCTGATTCTGGCGTTCTATTAGAGATGAATTATTCTTCTTCTTCCAAACGTGCTGGTTCAGATTTTGAATTTGAGAAGTTTTTTACTCAGGGTAAATTTTTCTATATGCCTTTCCCAAAACTTTTCGAAGAGCTTGTGGTTGCGGGAAGAGCAGGTCTTCATTATTCTAAAGGAGAAGTCCCTTTTTCAGAATATCGTTATATGTGGTCCATTGATGGGCCGATCAACGGACTAGGTGGTCTACAAACTTTAAGAGGTTATAGACAGGAAAGATTTATCGCTCCTATGATCGGTTTTGGGAATTTAGAGATCCGCTGGAGATTTGGATCATTCAAATTTTGGGATCAATTGATTACTTTAAGCCTTGTTCCCTTTTATGATTTTGGTAGAGTATGGAATGGATATCATGATATAAGCACCCAAGGTTATAAATTTTCTTATGGAACGGGCCTAAGAATTATCTGGAACCAAGCCACAGTCATACTTATAGATTACGCTAAGTCCAGAGAAGATTCTCAGTTATTCATCGATATAGGCCAGATTTTCTAGACCAATCCTCAAAATACTTTAAAATAAATTGAAGTGAATTTTTTGCCTTCCCCTCCGCCTGCACTTCCTGTGCAGAGCTTCGGGTCGCTTCGCCATCCTGGCTTCGCTCTCAGGCAAATAAATCCACTTCAAACATTGCTTTATAGACTTCTGAGTATGGGCTCTAGAAAATCTGAATATCGAAATTTGCTATTCAAGATTTGTATCTTCGAAAGACTTGAGTTCGGCCGGACCAAAAATACAAATCGGTTTTAGAACAATCAAAGAGAGTCAAGATGAAGATCCAATCACTTGTCGTATTAATTTCAATTCTGTCCTTGTTTCCATTCGCACTTTCTTCCTTCTCCGCAGAAGAAGAAACAAAACTGATCGAAAAAGCACTGGTGGAAACTCTATCCACCCAAGAACAAAAAGAAGCACTTCAGAAATACCTGACCAATCTTTCTAAAAAGAAAAGAAATGAAGCGACTCATTTGAGAGAACTTGCTTCTACAGAACCAAAACATCATTCTTCTCAGGCTCGAAAGAAGAAGTTAGTGGAACTTGCAGCTCAACTGGACAAGGAAGCTTCTATCCATGAAGAGACCTTGAAAACTCTGCAACAGTCCTTAGTTCAATAAGAGATTTTTTCAGTTACTAATTTTAATAATTCTTCCGTTGGGAGTTTCGCATCCAAGCGGATGGTATTCTCCGGAAGAATTTCTTCGTAGGCTTTTTTGATCTTAGTCAAAGCGCTGATCGTTTCGAATCTATCCTTAGTAGTATCTCTTCCCTTCAATCTCGCCAAAGCTTCTTCCGGTTCAATTTCCAGATAAAAAACCTTTTCAGGTTCAGGAAATCCTCTATCTAAATTCTTTTTTAGGATCTCATTTGCGGAGAAAAATTTTCCAGACTGATAAGCCGCAGTGGAATACATGTACCGATCCAGTAGCACGATCTTTTTTTGGGAGAGGGAAGGTAGAATATTCCTTTGGAGTGAAACTTCTCTATCTTCTAAAAATGCCTGGATTTGTTTTTCCGGAGAAAGTTCAATTTCTCCGCTTAAAAATTTTCGCAAGTATAGTCCGGATTCGTACCGAGTTGGTTCTGCAAAACAAATTGCTGGAACATGTTTGGAGGTAAGAAGGTCTAATACTCGGACAGATAGGGTACTTTTGCCACTTCCGTCTAAACCTTCAAAAACGTAAAATCCTGGTATTTGTGCCATGCGTTTGGATTCGAAAGCCACTTGACATGAGTGGTTTTGCTTCGAATGCTGAAAGCTCATCTACCGGAATCCCATTCCCGAGGACAGGAATCCATGAAAAAAACCGACAGATTCAAAAATTTCCTGGTGATAGGCATATCCGTAATGGCCGGAGTGATCCTCTCTCCGATCCTATATTGCGGAACAGGAAACGACAGCGCTTTATTTTTAAACGCAAAATCAGATAGAGAACCAAGTGCATCCGCAAAAGCCGCAGTCTCCATCCAAAAAGCATTCGAAGAAGTTTATGAAAACGTTTCTCCAAGTGTTGTTTTGATCGCCACCGAAGGAACAGTAAATGTTCCTCAATACAACGATCCATTCCAAGAATTTTTTTACGGACCTCAAGGTAGAGTAAGAAACCAAAAAAGAAAAGTGAGCGGACTCGGTTCCGGATTTATCCTCAACAAAGAAGGATATATTCTCACCAACGATCACGTAGTTCGTAATTTCGATAAATTTAAAGTAGTTTTTAAGAATGTAAAAGAACCGGTTTCCGCTAAATTGATCGGAACAGACCCAATGATCGACGTTGCACTTCTAAAGGTAGAAGCGAACCAAGATCTACAACCTATCGAGATCGGAGATTCTTCCGCAGTGAAAGTAGGGGACTGGGCAATTGCGATCGGTGCTCCATTTGGTTTAGAACAATCTATGACTGTAGGAGTGATCTCTAAGGTAGGAAGAGGTGGTATCGATAATTCTGGAGTTCATTATATCCAGACAGATGCTGCTATCAACCAAGGAAACTCAGGCGGTCCGCTTCTGGACATCAATGGAAGAGTAGTTGGTATCAACCGTATGATCGTTTCTCCGAGTGGTGGATCTATCGGTTTAGGTTTTGCAATTCCTATCAATGAAGCCAAATCAATCGTAGAAGAATTAAAATCCGGCGGAAAAGTCAAACGTGCTCGGTTGGGAGTCGCTTTAGATGATCTTACTGAAGAGACGGCAAAGGAACTTAAACTTTCCGGACCAGAAGGTGCATTTGTTCGCCAAGTCCAGAATGGTAGCGCTGCCGCAGAAGCTGGTATCGATGTAGAAGACGTGATTCTGGAGATAGACGGAGCTAAGATCAAGAACGCAAATGATGTAGTTTCTAAGATCAGAGCTTCTAAAGTGGGACAACGTGTTTCGATTGTTGTATTTAGAAAAGGCCAGATCTTAAAAATTTCGGTTAAGCTGGCGGAGTGAATAAACCCTTTGGCAGGACATACCTTAAATCCGGAGGATAAATTTGACGATGAGATATCTCTTCGTCCCTCCTTATTCTCCGAGTTTATAGGACAAAAAGAGATCCTGTCCAATCTAGGTGTCTTCGTAGGAGCCGCCAAAAAAAGAGGCCAGGCCCTGGATCATGTACTTTTATCCGGGCCCCCAGGTCTTGGCAAGACCACACTTGCAGGTATCATTGCCCAAGAGCTTGGCACTCGGATCGTAGTAACTTCTGCTCCTGTTTTAACAAGAGGAGCAGACCTCGCAAAATTACTCACAGATCTAGAAGAGAGAGATATATTATTTATAGATGAAATACATTCCCTAGGCCGCAAGGTAGAAGAGATCCTATATCCTGCGATGGAAAATTTCATGATCGATCTCCTCGTGGGAGAGGGGATCACAGCTCAAACCATTCAGATCAAATTAAAACCGTTCACTTTGATAGGAGCCACTACTCGCAGTGGGCTCATCTCTGATCCACTCAAGAGTAGATTTGGTATCCATTTCCGTTTGGAATATTACGACGATGCCGAAATGAAAGATATCGTCCTAAGGTCCTCCAAGATCCTGGGTTATGAGATAGAAGAAAACGCTGCTTTCGAGATAGGAAGAAGATC
The DNA window shown above is from Leptospira koniambonensis and carries:
- a CDS encoding trypsin-like peptidase domain-containing protein encodes the protein MKKTDRFKNFLVIGISVMAGVILSPILYCGTGNDSALFLNAKSDREPSASAKAAVSIQKAFEEVYENVSPSVVLIATEGTVNVPQYNDPFQEFFYGPQGRVRNQKRKVSGLGSGFILNKEGYILTNDHVVRNFDKFKVVFKNVKEPVSAKLIGTDPMIDVALLKVEANQDLQPIEIGDSSAVKVGDWAIAIGAPFGLEQSMTVGVISKVGRGGIDNSGVHYIQTDAAINQGNSGGPLLDINGRVVGINRMIVSPSGGSIGLGFAIPINEAKSIVEELKSGGKVKRARLGVALDDLTEETAKELKLSGPEGAFVRQVQNGSAAAEAGIDVEDVILEIDGAKIKNANDVVSKIRASKVGQRVSIVVFRKGQILKISVKLAE
- a CDS encoding LIC10421/LIC12816 family protein, with translation MKIQSLVVLISILSLFPFALSSFSAEEETKLIEKALVETLSTQEQKEALQKYLTNLSKKKRNEATHLRELASTEPKHHSSQARKKKLVELAAQLDKEASIHEETLKTLQQSLVQ
- the tmk gene encoding dTMP kinase, coding for MAQIPGFYVFEGLDGSGKSTLSVRVLDLLTSKHVPAICFAEPTRYESGLYLRKFLSGEIELSPEKQIQAFLEDREVSLQRNILPSLSQKKIVLLDRYMYSTAAYQSGKFFSANEILKKNLDRGFPEPEKVFYLEIEPEEALARLKGRDTTKDRFETISALTKIKKAYEEILPENTIRLDAKLPTEELLKLVTEKISY
- the ruvB gene encoding Holliday junction branch migration DNA helicase RuvB; the protein is MAGHTLNPEDKFDDEISLRPSLFSEFIGQKEILSNLGVFVGAAKKRGQALDHVLLSGPPGLGKTTLAGIIAQELGTRIVVTSAPVLTRGADLAKLLTDLEERDILFIDEIHSLGRKVEEILYPAMENFMIDLLVGEGITAQTIQIKLKPFTLIGATTRSGLISDPLKSRFGIHFRLEYYDDAEMKDIVLRSSKILGYEIEENAAFEIGRRSRKTPRIANHLLKRVRDFAEVKGEKTIRIPSCEEAFSRLGIDELGLDRMDRQILECMIDRYKGGPVGLKPIAAVIGEEERTLEDHYESYMVRVGLINRTSSGRVATEKAYKLMDRVPPAFGKRIEEDAAPGLF
- the omp85 gene encoding Omp85 family outer membrane protein translates to MFSLRHFFLACVLVPVSIFSEGEKVAIDLNESKRLSKQELEEKRNGWYATGLPVFSEDPVRGQGYGARGFLYQNGNRSDPYFEFQPYKYRFGAQAYKTTKGADYYEFTFDSPFLFDTAYRLKTSVSYSTNKNSQYFGIGTDTLREIQYRDRNQPTGELKNGGSFSDLEDALSYRRPSSPGSVYPYESNQLYNTYEFRSSTATFSVDKTFWGAFRWIVAPEFSQNVIRTYDYPNGRIATNGDYYSVARDPATGWGSTYPNGMSKLTKDYQAGLINGYHGGNVNYIHVGLAYDTRDFEPDPDSGVLLEMNYSSSSKRAGSDFEFEKFFTQGKFFYMPFPKLFEELVVAGRAGLHYSKGEVPFSEYRYMWSIDGPINGLGGLQTLRGYRQERFIAPMIGFGNLEIRWRFGSFKFWDQLITLSLVPFYDFGRVWNGYHDISTQGYKFSYGTGLRIIWNQATVILIDYAKSREDSQLFIDIGQIF